Below is a genomic region from Desulfobacter sp..
AAGTTAGTCCGCATATTTCACGAATGGATTTTGCTTTAGCTACAAGGCGTCAGGCCGTGAAGCCTTAAACGGTCAACAACCACGCAGATGAGGTAAAATCGGTTCGCCCGAAGGATGACAATTTCCACCTTAAAATTAATTTGGCAAACGATTATAACCTGCTGTATTTAAAATTTATTATCAGATTTTATCAACTTATCAGTTTCTGACCTTCAGGTTATGACATATTCGGGGTCAGGTGTCCCATGTGCATGAAGAAAAAGGGACCTGGAGATGACCAGGTCCCAGGGCAACGGTCGAATACCTAAAGACAGGCTCGAATCAAGAAAGGGCTGCGACCTTTTTGGCCAGGGATTTAAAGGCCTTTGACACGGGTGAAGACGGAATTTCTGCCTGGATAGACCGTCCTTTATCCTCCATGGTCACCAGGGCCGGATCCAGAGGGATCTTGCCCAGAAAATCAATCCCCTCACTCTCGGCGGTGCGCATTCCCCCTCCGCTCCCGAAAATATCCAGCACATCTCCGCAGGTGGGACAGGTATATCCGCTCATATTTTCAACCAAACCGAAAATATCCATTTTGACCTGATGACAGAACCGGATGGATTTTCTCACATCAGCCAGGGCCACTTCCTGTGGGGTGGTCACAATGATGGCTCTGGCATCTTTGATGAGCTGGGGTGATCTTTTTGTCTTCATTGACCTCAAGCCGCTCTTCAAGGCCAAGCATTCTGGGGATATCCGGTCCGTGTATGTCGATATCCATAAGCCCCACATTAAATCCCATGGTGGCCAGGGCTGTGGCAAGGTTGACCGATACGCTGGATTTTCCCACCCCGCCTTTGCCGCTCATGACCATAAACTTATGTTTGATTTTACTTAAGGCCTTTTGGACAAGGGGATCAGAATCCGGTTTGGGCGCATGCCCCATGATTTTATTTTTAGGTTTTACTTTCATGACACTCTCCTTGATGGTCTCCGGGCAATCATTTGCATATTCATATCAGAATCGCCGGGTCCCGGAACCCGGCAGGTGATGTACAAAACAAACCCGAAAAAGTATAAGCAAGGAGCATGCCAAAGATTTAGGAAATTAGATAAGATCTGTTTTTCGACGGTGACGGCCATCGATTTTGGGAAGGACAATGCCCAGTTTTTCAATTTTTCTGAACAGGGTGGTCTTATGGATACCCAGGTCCCGGGCGGCGGCCTGGCGGTCATAGTGATTTTTCTGGAGCACCGCCAGTATCACTTCCACCTCGGCTGCTTTCAGGGGGTCTTTTGAGGCCAGATGATCCAGGGCTTTCCTGGAATGCCGGACCAGGTGGGCAGGCAGGTGATCCGGAAGAATGTTGCCCTGATCGCAGAGGACAAAGGCATGTTCGATAATATTTTCCAACTCCCTGACATTGCCGGGGAATTCATGGGTCATGAGAATGGCCAGGGCATCCTGGCTGATCCCCCGGACCCTTTTGCCCCGGATACGGTTAAGCTTGTGGATGAAATGATCCGTTAAAAGGGGCAGATCTTCCATGCGCTGGCGAAGGGGAGGCAGATGGATGTCCACCACATTGATCCTGTAAAAAAGATCCTGCCTGAATTTTTCATCCATAACAAGGGTTGAAAGATCTTTGTTGGTGGCGGCAATGATCCGGACATCGGATTTTTCTTTTTTAATGCCGCCCAGAGGCTGAAACTCTTTGGTTTCAATCACCTTGAGCAGTCTGACCTGGAAGGCCGGACTGGTGTCCCCGATTTCATCGAGCAAAATAGAGCCCTGGTCAGCCAGGGCAAAAAATCCAGGCTTGTCCTTTACGGCATGGGTAAAGGCACCGGCCTTGTACCCAAAGAGTTCTGATTCCAAAAGGGTGTCTGGCAGAGCACCGCAGTTGAGCGCCCAATAGGGTCCTTTTTTCCGGGCGCTTAAATTGTGAATGGCCCGGGCCAGCAGGCCTTTTCCCGTACCGGTCTCACCGGATATCAATACGGTGGAGTCGCTCTGGGCAATCTGGGGTAGAAGCTGGAAGATCTTGATCATGGCGGCACTGTTGGCAATGATATCCCCCATTTTGTAATCTTCGTAAATATGCTTGCGCAGCTCTTCTATCTGACTGTAATCCCTGAAAATTTCCACCCCCCCCTTAACACGCCCCTGGCTGTCCTTTAATAAGGAGGTGGAAAGGCTGATGGGTATTTTTTTTTGATCGGCACTGATGATATAGGCGGAGGTGATGGAAAAGGGCCGGCCCTCTTTCATTGTCTTTTTCAGAGCACAATTATCCTTGCACATATTGGAACGAAAGATTTGATGGCAGGGTCGGCCGATGGCCTTTTGCCTTGGAATGCCGGTAATGGACTCCGCAGCCTTGTTAAAGGTCATGATCCGCCATTCATGATCAACGGTGAACACACCGTCGGATATACTGTCAATAATGATCTCAAATGTCTTTGGATCCATAAGATCCACATCCAGATATGACATATTCCCCCGCCTTTTTGAATACCCCCTTATCCCATACCCTAGCGGTCAAATCAAGTGGATGAATCAGGATCTTTTTATTTATCTACTGACCTGTCCGTAGTAAATTTTAAAACGGTCTTAAGATTGCGCCCCCGCCAATGCAACTGCAATGCGGGGTCGCTTTTTTGCTTCCAGACCCTTGACCTCGCGGTATACCCCAGGAAAAGATCAAGCATATTATGCTTTAATTTCAAGTGTTTAAAAAATAAAGTTTAAATATTTTTGTTATGGCACAGGCTTTGCTTTGCTTTAGATTCCCGGAAGATCAAACAAAGTTGATTTTCCCTAAATAAATATAAATACATGATGTGGAGATCCATCAGATGAAACGAGTTGTGTTCGTAAGCAGGGATAAAGATCAATTTGCAGTTGTTGAACAGATGCTGACCAGGAAAAATATGCGTGCTGAGTGGAGCGGAACCGGTAAAGATCTGTTGTCCCTGCTTTCGAATACCCCCAAGGGAGAATGGATAGACCTGGTGATCATGGATCAGACCCTGCCGGATATGGGTTCAAGACCCCTGGTTGAAGCCGTTATCGCCCAAAGCCCCATGACCAATTGCGTTGTGGCCGGTACCATGGAAAAAAAAGAATTTCACGATACCTTTGAAGGATACGGGGTACTCATGCAGATCCCGCAACACCCAAAAGAGGCTGATGCCCGAGACCTTGAGGCCCACTTAGACAAAATCGGGGCTCTGAGCTGATGATGACATCTTTGCCAAGGAGAATCACCCCATGATTATCAGCATAGCCAGCGGAAAAGGGGGAACGGGAA
It encodes:
- a CDS encoding sigma 54-interacting transcriptional regulator — protein: MSYLDVDLMDPKTFEIIIDSISDGVFTVDHEWRIMTFNKAAESITGIPRQKAIGRPCHQIFRSNMCKDNCALKKTMKEGRPFSITSAYIISADQKKIPISLSTSLLKDSQGRVKGGVEIFRDYSQIEELRKHIYEDYKMGDIIANSAAMIKIFQLLPQIAQSDSTVLISGETGTGKGLLARAIHNLSARKKGPYWALNCGALPDTLLESELFGYKAGAFTHAVKDKPGFFALADQGSILLDEIGDTSPAFQVRLLKVIETKEFQPLGGIKKEKSDVRIIAATNKDLSTLVMDEKFRQDLFYRINVVDIHLPPLRQRMEDLPLLTDHFIHKLNRIRGKRVRGISQDALAILMTHEFPGNVRELENIIEHAFVLCDQGNILPDHLPAHLVRHSRKALDHLASKDPLKAAEVEVILAVLQKNHYDRQAAARDLGIHKTTLFRKIEKLGIVLPKIDGRHRRKTDLI